Part of the Vicinamibacteria bacterium genome is shown below.
GCAACATCGTGGCCCGCCACCTCCGCGAGAAGGGCATCCACGCCGCCATCCTCAACGAGGGGTGGCCCGCGTGGACCGACGCCGGCTACCCCGTCCGCTCGGGCGAGGCGCCATGAACGCGCTCCGCCACCCCGGACTCCATCTCATCCTCCGTCTCCTCCTCGGCGGTCTGTTCGTCTATGCCAGTCTGAACAAGATCGCAGACCCCCCCGCCTTCGCCCGCATCGTCTACCAATGGCAGGTCTTTGGAGCCGTCCCCTCCAACCTGGTGGCCGTGATCCTGCCCTGGGTCGAAGCCCTGGCCGGGATCCTGCTCCTGGCCGGGATCTGGAAGCGCGAGGCTGCGCTCGTGGTCGCGCTCCTGCTCGTGGTGTTCCTGGCCGCGGCGGGCTCGGTGATGGCCCGCGGCATCGACGTCGAGAACTGCGGTTGCACCTCGGTGGCGGCCAAGGCGGAGGCAGGCGTATTCCACGGCGTCGGCTGGTTCCTGGTGCTCCGCAACGCCTTCCTGCTGGCCTCGAGCCTGGTCCTGGTGGGCGTACCCGCGGATGCGGTCGAGGGCCGCCGCGCCCTGGTGCAGGCGGAGGGTCCCTCCCGTTGACATTGCCGGCGGCCCCCGCCTAGCATCCTTCGCTTGCGTGCCGCACGGAATGACCGTCCGGCCCTTCCCAGGGAGGCCTGCACTCTCCTGGCCGCCCTTTGGCTGGGCGCGTGCAACCACCCGCCCCTGAAGGAGGTGGCGGCCGCGGAGAGCCTGCTCGAGCAGGCCCGAACCGAGGGCGCGCAGGAGTTCGCCCCCGAGCGCTGGAAGGAGGCTCAGGAGGCGCTCCGAACGGCCAAGGCTCGCCTTCAGGATAGGGACTACCGGGGGGCCATCTCCTCCGCCACCGAGGCCGCGGAGAGGTCGCGGGCCGCGGGCCAGGCCGCGATAGCGGGAAAGGCGGCGGCCCGACAGGCGGTGGAGGCGGATCGGGCGGAGGTGGACGCGGTCCTCGCCGAGCTTGCTTCTCTCCGGGAGCAGGCCACAAAGGCGAAGGTGCCGGACGCGGTCCTCGCCGAAGTCGAGGGGGCGGCGGCGGCCGTCAACGAGGGTATGCGGGAGGCCGAGACCCGCCTGCAGCAAGGGGATCTCCTGGCGGCCCAGGCGTTGGCGGCGGAGCTCAAGGCCCGGGCCGCGCCCTTGACCACCGCCTTCCGCCAGGCCCAGGTGAAATGGGAGGCGGCCCACCCCCGCGGAGGCCGACGGAGGCGATGAGCAATACCGTCACCCGGGGCGTCCGCGTGCAAGTGAAGAGCAGCTACCTCCCGGAACGCAGTTCACCCCGCGACGAGCACTACTTCTTCACCTACCGGGTCCGCATTTCCAACGAAGGGCCGGAGACCGTGCAGCTCGTGAGTCGGGAGTGGATCATCACCAACGCCGAGGGCGAGGTGGAGAGAGTCCGGGGGCCGGGCGTCGTCGGTGAGCAGCCGGTGCTGGGCCCGGGGGAGTCGTTCGAGTACACGAGCTTTTGCCCACTGAGAACACGGATTGGCTCCATGCACGGCTCGTATCGGATGGTGACCGCGAGCGGCGAGTCATTCGATGCCGCCATTGCCCCCTTCTCGCTGGCGGTGCCGACGGCGCTGAATTGAGCGCGCGGGCGCCGCGCGGACTCCCGCCCCAGCCGGGGGTGGTCCGGAGGTGAGCCGAGGCCAGGGGCCGCAGGGGGGGCCGGTGCGTCCGACCCTCGCCCACCGCCCGCGGACCTAGGCCAGCCACTCCCCTTCGAAGAGGATCTCGACCTCGCCCGTTTGGAAGACGGCTCCTCCCTCCGGCCACTCGACTTCGAGCGTGCCGCCGTCACACACCACGCGCAGATGACGGTTGGCGCGGCCGGCGAGGATGGCGGCCACGGCCGCGCTGGCGGCCCCCGTCCCGGAGGCGCTGGTCGGCCCCACTCCCCGCTCCCAGAACCGGGCCCGCACCTGGCCGGGGTCCGTCACGGAGACGAACTCGACGTTGGTGCGATGGGGAAAGAAGGGATGGCCCTCGAGGGCCGGGCCGAGGAGGGCGATGAGGGCGTCCTCCGCGGGCTGCTCGAGGAGGAGAGCGCAGTGCGGGTTCCCGAAGGAGAGCGCCGTGATCCGGACCGTGCGACCGGCGGCCTCCAGGGGATGATCGACGAGGAGGGGTTGCGGCGGTTCGAGGGCGACGGGAATGGATGCCGTGGCCAGGATCGGGGGGCCCAGGTCGGTGCCCACGCGAAAGCGGCTTCCCTCGAGGCTCTCGACCCGCACCCGCCGGGGTCCGGGCGCGGTGTGGACGACGTGCTCGGCGGGTGCCCAGCCCGCGCGCACGGCCAGGGCGGCAAGGCAGCGCACTCCGTTGCCGGAGATCTCGGCCTCGCTACCATCGGCGTTTACCAGACGCATCCGGACCCCGTCGGGAGCGGGTTCGTGGAGAAGCAAGCCATCCCCCCCGATCCCCCGGTGGCGATTGCACAGGCGCCGCGCCCATGGGGCCACCGGGGACGGCGCGTCCCGGGCGGCGACGAGGATGAAGTCGTTGCCCAGGCCATGGGCCTTAGCGAAATTCACTTCCGGGTCTTCCCTCGCCGGAGCGGGGACGGGGGCGGGAAGGTGGCCACGGCCAGGACGCTCTCGCCCTGAAAGCCGGCGGGCCGCCACTCTTTTCCGCCGTCCAGGGTGTGGAACAGGCCTTGGTCCGTGGCCAGGAACGCCTCCAGGCCGGCCGCGGGAGCCAGGGGGAACAGGAGCT
Proteins encoded:
- a CDS encoding MauE/DoxX family redox-associated membrane protein, with amino-acid sequence MNALRHPGLHLILRLLLGGLFVYASLNKIADPPAFARIVYQWQVFGAVPSNLVAVILPWVEALAGILLLAGIWKREAALVVALLLVVFLAAAGSVMARGIDVENCGCTSVAAKAEAGVFHGVGWFLVLRNAFLLASSLVLVGVPADAVEGRRALVQAEGPSR
- the apaG gene encoding Co2+/Mg2+ efflux protein ApaG, which encodes MSNTVTRGVRVQVKSSYLPERSSPRDEHYFFTYRVRISNEGPETVQLVSREWIITNAEGEVERVRGPGVVGEQPVLGPGESFEYTSFCPLRTRIGSMHGSYRMVTASGESFDAAIAPFSLAVPTALN
- the dapF gene encoding diaminopimelate epimerase, with protein sequence MNFAKAHGLGNDFILVAARDAPSPVAPWARRLCNRHRGIGGDGLLLHEPAPDGVRMRLVNADGSEAEISGNGVRCLAALAVRAGWAPAEHVVHTAPGPRRVRVESLEGSRFRVGTDLGPPILATASIPVALEPPQPLLVDHPLEAAGRTVRITALSFGNPHCALLLEQPAEDALIALLGPALEGHPFFPHRTNVEFVSVTDPGQVRARFWERGVGPTSASGTGAASAAVAAILAGRANRHLRVVCDGGTLEVEWPEGGAVFQTGEVEILFEGEWLA